The following are from one region of the Nostoc cf. commune SO-36 genome:
- a CDS encoding DUF2283 domain-containing protein produces MKITYDPEVDILRIILSDVPIEDSDEEKPGVILDYDEDGNIIALEILDASKKIDNPRSLEYSIST; encoded by the coding sequence ATGAAAATTACCTATGACCCAGAAGTAGATATATTAAGAATTATATTGAGTGATGTACCCATAGAAGATAGTGACGAAGAAAAGCCAGGGGTAATTTTAGATTACGACGAAGATGGAAATATTATCGCCCTAGAAATATTAGACGCTTCCAAAAAAATCGATAATCCACGTTCCCTAGAGTATTCGATTTCTACATAA
- a CDS encoding DUF4258 domain-containing protein: MKYIISRHAQTEMERRNISKAVVESVLNAPGQVVSEKEGRKVYQSKIDFGSGKTFLLRVIVVDDIDPAVVITVYKTSKIEKYWR; encoded by the coding sequence ATGAAGTATATAATTTCTCGTCATGCACAGACAGAAATGGAGCGAAGAAATATATCTAAAGCTGTAGTTGAATCCGTTCTCAATGCTCCTGGACAAGTAGTGTCAGAAAAAGAAGGTAGAAAAGTCTACCAGTCAAAAATTGACTTTGGTAGTGGGAAAACATTCTTACTGCGCGTTATCGTAGTAGATGATATTGACCCGGCAGTTGTAATAACCGTATATAAAACTAGTAAGATTGAAAAATACTGGAGATAA